The genomic window CCAGTTCTTCTTCCGAAAGCGGTTCGGGTAAAAAGCTTTCGATAACTTCGATTTCGTATTGTTCATTGGCGGCAAGTTCAGGTCTGTTGCCTTGTTCATAAAGTTCAATCGCCTGTTTTCTACTCTTAATCTGACTTTGCAAAACAGAAATTGCATCATCTTCCGACAGCTTCTGTTTCTTTTCGATCTCTGCGTATTTAAGAGCAGCTTTTACAGACCTGAGTAC from Candidatus Cloacimonadota bacterium includes these protein-coding regions:
- a CDS encoding GatB/YqeY domain-containing protein, which gives rise to MIQDIEKAVLIALRSKDQKRLKVLRSVKAALKYAEIEKKQKLSEDDAISVLQSQIKSRKQAIELYEQGNRPELAANEQYEIEVIESFLPEPLSEEELAAAVNNLIAELEATSMKDMGKVMKALKEKLGNQADGKILSMLVRQKLQA